A window of the Henckelia pumila isolate YLH828 chromosome 3, ASM3356847v2, whole genome shotgun sequence genome harbors these coding sequences:
- the LOC140892975 gene encoding epi-neemfruitin B 7-O-acetyltransferse L7AT-like, translated as MKISESKLQIISNEKVYPSSPTPHKLQTYKISMLDQANSPMPVPIILYFPSYNVPKSSADTTFEARVQLLKRSLSAILTRFYPLAGRISKDGRSIDCKDEGVPFIVAKIQGEMIADSRYDLAHGPAEPCLFPREIGWDTELGPGDNVAMIQVNRFECGGIAIAVVFWHKMGDAVTMINFIDSWAATARASTKECICPNYLFQHLFPQNEEMQTQDGSLRPLLRVGKSVMRRFVFDSSAINKLKEKSFVERPTRVEVVSALIWKCFMAASLANDKPESLLTHAVNLRRRSQLPFASDCFGNLGGMAAASCTNGKEMDLGKLVGKIRGAISKVNDDYVTRMLGDQGFLGYCKNLEETWSGIPKEADFVCISSWCNFGVYKVDFGWGKPVWITRSESGGGSESCFLNAVWLVDTRNGDGVEAWVTLEDKYMQVFEKVEELQALASIDPNPLNIN; from the coding sequence ATGAAAATAAGTGAAAGCAAGCTGCAGATAATTTCAAATGAAAAAGTGTATCCATCTTCTCCAACACCTCATAAACTCCAAACTTACAAGATTTCCATGCTAGACCAGGCCAATTCTCCCATGCCTGTTCCCATAATCTTGTATTTCCCAAGTTATAATGTTCCTAAATCATCAGCGGACACCACTTTTGAAGCAAGAGTACAGCTTCTGAAGCGCTCTCTTTCGGCGATCTTGACGAGATTTTATCCCTTAGCGGGACGAATAAGCAAAGATGGCCGATCCATTGATTGCAAAGACGAAGGGGTTCCGTTTATTGTCGCCAAGATTCAAGGCGAAATGATCGCGGATTCGAGATACGATCTAGCCCACGGGCCGGCCGAGCCTTGCTTGTTTCCACGTGAGATCGGATGGGACACCGAGCTTGGTCCAGGTGACAATGTTGCCATGATTCAAGTGAACCGGTTCGAATGCGGCGGTATCGCCATTGCTGTGGTTTTCTGGCATAAGATGGGAGATGCAGTGACAATGATCAATTTTATCGACTCTTGGGCTGCAACTGCCCGAGCCTCAACCAAAGAATGCATATGTCCGAATTATTTGTTTCAACATTTGTTCCCGCAAAACGAAGAAATGCAAACACAAGATGGTTCTCTAAGACCCCTTCTCAGAGTGGGGAAATCTGTCATGAGACGCTTTGTTTTTGATTCCTCCGCAATAAACAAACTAAAGGAGAAATCGTTCGTCGAGCGTCCGACTCGGGTCGAAGTCGTGTCAGCACTCATATGGAAGTGTTTCATGGCTGCATCTCTTGCCAATGACAAGCCCGAGTCGCTGCTAACTCATGCAGTGAATCTAAGAAGACGATCCCAGCTGCCGTTTGCTTCGGATTGTTTCGGGAACTTGGGTGGAATGGCGGCTGCGTCATGCACCAACGGAAAAGAAATGGATCTTGGAAAGTTGGTTGGGAAAATAAGGGGTGCAATAAGCAAGGTTAACGACGATTATGTTACGAGAATGCTCGGGGATCAAGGGTTTTTAGGGTATTGCAAGAATCTTGAAGAAACTTGGAGTGGCATTCCTAAAGAAGCGGACTTTGTTTGCATATCGAGTTGGTGTAATTTTGGTGTTTACAAGGTTGATTTCGGATGGGGAAAGCCCGTGTGGATCACCAGATCGGAGTCGGGAGGCGGTTCGGAGTCGTGTTTTCTCAATGCGGTTTGGCTTGTGGATACTAGGAATGGCGATGGAGTAGAGGCGTGGGTGACACTCGAGGATAAATATATGCAAGTATTTGAAAAAGTTGAGGAGCTTCAAGCATTAGCCTCCATAGATCCCAACCCATTAAACATTAACTGA
- the LOC140889413 gene encoding temperature-induced lipocalin-1 produces MGKKEMEVVKGLNVERYMGRWYEIASFPSTFQPKSGVDTRATYTLNPDGTVHVLNETWTGGKRGSIEGTAWKADPNSDEAKLKVRFYVPPFLPLIPVTGDYWVLYIDDDYRYALVGQPTRKYLWILCRQSSLDEETYNQLLEKAKEEGYDVSKLHKTTHSETPPESEGPKDNKGIWWIKSIFGK; encoded by the exons ATGGGAAAGAAAGAAATGGAGGTGGTGAAGGGTTTGAACGTGGAGAGATACATGGGAAGGTGGTATGAAATAGCTTCATTTCCCTCGACGTTTCAGCCCAAAAGCGGCGTGGACACCAGGGCTACGTACACTTTGAACCCAGATGGCACTGTGCATGTTTTGAATGAGACGTGGACCGGTGGGAAAAGGGGTTCTATTGAAGGGACCGCTTGGAAGGCTGATCCGAATAGCGATGAGGCGAAGCTTAAAGTTAGGTTCTATGTGCCCCCTTTCTTGCCTCTAATCCCTGTTACTGGGGATTATTGGGTTTTGTACATTGATGATGATTACCGGTATGCTTTGGTTGGGCAGCCCACCAGGAAGTATCTTTGG ATTCTTTGCAGGCAATCTTCTCTTGATGAGGAGACATATAACCAGCTGTTGGAGAAGGCCAAAGAAGAGGGATATGATGTTTCCAAACTGCACAAAACAACACATTCTGAGACTCCACCTGAGAGCGAGGGCCCGAAAGACAACAAAGGGATATGGTGGATTAAATCCATCTTCGGGAAATGA
- the LOC140893414 gene encoding uncharacterized protein, which yields MKEKSWVCSLVAQLSLCIAVYVALSTGGQPQKSDVYFASVGGGFRPLQEQTLLLQQMVKVAKTFNVRFVINISELGEHDPLLKNASRHPELRKIPWYTTKASKRQGKDYFVDRIRMPYGQALDIIALDTKLVQNLSSVPGKDQLQWLMRTLNKSDANWKIVVGFHQLFTYDYNTQKIKEQETNFKPLLSTLLRYGVDAYMSSSHIHSDQVQREAMLLTSIGPTDKGPCVISLNQNTVPLVETANGFLLHSVTSLEMVTFFVTLAGDVENRVSFRQRGRAVM from the exons ATGAAGGAAAAATCATGGGTTTGCAGTCTTGTGGCGCAGCTTTCTCTCTGCATTGCAGTCTATGTTGCTCTCAGTACCGGCGGACAACCCCAGAAGAGCGATGTGTACTTTGCAAGTGTTGGCGGCGGATTCAGGCCGCTTCAGGAACAAACCCTTTTGCTCCAACAG ATGGTGAAGGTGGCCAAAACCTTCAACGTGCGGTTTGTGATCAATATTAGTGAACTTGGGGAACATGATCCGCTTCTGAAGAAT GCATCGCGGCACCCTGAGTTGCGAAAAATTCCCTG GTACACTACTAAGGCATCGAAACGACAAGGAAAAGACTACTTTGTTGACAGAATCAGGATGCCATATGGACAAGCATTAGATATTATTGCATTGGATACCAAACTAGTCCAG AATCTGTCAAGTGTCCCTGGGAAAGATCAGCTTCAGTGGTTGATGAGGACACTGAACAAAAGCGACGCTAACTG GAAAATCGTTGTTGGATTCCACCAACTGTTCACATATGACTACAACACGCAGAAAATTAAAGAACAAGAAACCAATTTTAAGCCTTTGCTCAGCACATTGTTGCGGTATGGAGTG GATGCATACATGAGCAGCAGCCATATTCATTCAGACCAAGTCCAAAGAGAAGCAATGCTGTTGACTAGTATAGGACCAACAGATAAAGGTCCTTGTGTTATTTCCCTGAATCAGAATACGGTACCCCTTGT gGAAACAGCCAATGGATTTCTTCTCCACTCCGTCACCTCGTTGGAAATG GTAACGTTCTTTGTAACGTTGGCGGGCGATGTTGAGAACAGAGTATCGTTTCGACAAAGGGGTAGGGCAGTGATGTAA